Proteins encoded within one genomic window of Cellulomonas xiejunii:
- a CDS encoding aromatic ring-opening dioxygenase LigA has protein sequence MSADVAPNATPVSTPSSTPPARRAHLLGTLLTALGILMALAGVGTWAGIAQGLAQEEITVSEDAAAFAGQPVVTPWAAWAQTEVIRADLAEMTGGLTYAEMDREDPQRPAVATGTFLRASLITSVIAFGVALALVGIGTGFVLGGLGLRNAAT, from the coding sequence ATGTCCGCCGATGTCGCACCCAACGCCACACCCGTCAGCACCCCGTCCTCGACGCCCCCCGCACGCCGGGCCCACCTGCTCGGCACGCTCCTGACAGCACTCGGGATCCTCATGGCCCTCGCCGGTGTCGGCACCTGGGCGGGCATCGCGCAGGGCCTGGCGCAGGAGGAGATCACCGTCTCCGAGGACGCGGCCGCGTTCGCCGGCCAACCCGTCGTGACGCCGTGGGCCGCCTGGGCGCAGACCGAGGTCATCCGCGCGGACCTCGCCGAGATGACCGGGGGCCTCACCTACGCGGAGATGGACCGTGAGGACCCGCAGCGTCCCGCAGTCGCCACCGGGACCTTCCTGCGCGCCTCCCTGATCACGTCCGTCATCGCGTTCGGCGTGGCGCTCGCGCTCGTGGGCATCGGGACCGGGTTCGTGCTCGGCGGCCTCGGCCTGCGCAACGCCGCGACCTGA
- a CDS encoding ATP-binding cassette domain-containing protein: MTDATRVPLLSMRGISKRFGAVEALVGVDLDVHRHEVVALVGDNGAGKSTLAKMVAGVLSPDTGFIEIDGAPVSIPTPAAARALGVATVFQDLALCDNLDVTSNLFLGRELRDARGVRDDERMEEEARRILRDLTSRIPSVRVPLSNLSKGQRQTVAIARTLIGDPRIVVLDEPTAALSVAQTAEVLVHIEGLRDLGLGVVLISHNMTDVRAVADRIEVLRHGRSNGSFDARTTGYEKILGAITGAVRADTAQPPARVS, encoded by the coding sequence ATGACTGACGCGACACGGGTGCCGTTGCTGTCGATGCGAGGTATCAGCAAACGGTTCGGGGCGGTCGAGGCGCTCGTGGGCGTCGACCTCGACGTGCACCGGCACGAGGTCGTCGCGCTGGTGGGGGACAACGGCGCGGGCAAGTCGACGCTCGCGAAGATGGTCGCCGGCGTCCTGAGCCCGGACACGGGCTTCATCGAGATCGACGGCGCACCGGTGAGCATCCCGACGCCGGCGGCCGCGCGCGCTCTGGGCGTCGCGACGGTCTTCCAGGACCTGGCGCTGTGCGACAACCTCGACGTGACCTCCAACCTGTTCCTGGGCCGCGAGCTGCGCGACGCCCGCGGAGTGCGCGACGACGAGCGCATGGAGGAGGAGGCTCGCCGGATCCTGCGGGACCTGACGAGCAGGATCCCCTCGGTCCGGGTGCCGCTGTCGAACCTGTCGAAGGGCCAGCGGCAGACGGTCGCGATCGCGCGCACGCTCATCGGCGATCCGCGCATCGTGGTCCTCGACGAGCCGACGGCGGCGCTGTCGGTGGCGCAGACGGCGGAGGTCCTCGTTCACATCGAGGGCCTGCGCGACCTCGGGCTCGGGGTGGTGCTCATCAGCCACAACATGACCGACGTGCGGGCGGTCGCGGACCGCATCGAGGTGCTGCGGCACGGTCGCAGCAACGGGTCGTTCGACGCGCGGACGACGGGCTACGAGAAGATCCTCGGGGCGATCACGGGAGCGGTCCGCGCGGACACCGCGCAGCCACCGGCCCGCGTCTCGTGA
- a CDS encoding ROK family transcriptional regulator — MSRRAAAAGSQSSLREANKALVVGTIQRYGGLTQVELAAATGLSQATVSTIVRELLAVGLVDTAVTTRSGRRAQLVTLARRVGLAVGVQIGHRHLRVALGDFAHEVVAEQVLPLPYEHPSDTTLDRAALLVTDLLERVGSGLDEVVGIGVGVPAPVDADTGMVSVPGVMRGWEGEHLGQVLAKRLGRPVHVDNDANLGALAESTLGAARGYRDAVYVRASYGTGAGIVISGQVHRGFAGTAGEIGHVQVDPAGHICRCGSRGCLDTVVGSSALVESLRATHGSLALRDVIARTRDGDPGFARVVADAGAMIGAVVAGLGTAVNPQCVVVGGELSETGEVLLGPLREAVRRRVLVNRIAPLEVVPAALGQRAEVMGALVLALASADVAVRADDDAGLDGGADEHEEQEGEG; from the coding sequence GTGAGCAGGCGAGCGGCAGCAGCGGGCTCGCAGTCGTCCCTGCGGGAGGCCAACAAGGCGCTGGTGGTGGGGACGATCCAGCGGTACGGCGGCCTGACCCAGGTGGAGCTCGCCGCCGCCACGGGGCTGTCCCAGGCGACGGTGTCGACCATCGTCCGCGAGCTGCTCGCGGTCGGACTGGTCGACACCGCCGTCACCACCCGCAGCGGTCGGCGTGCGCAGCTCGTCACGTTGGCCCGTCGGGTGGGTCTGGCGGTGGGCGTGCAGATCGGGCACCGGCACCTGCGCGTCGCCCTGGGCGACTTCGCGCACGAGGTGGTCGCCGAGCAGGTGCTGCCGCTGCCGTACGAGCACCCGTCGGACACCACGCTGGACCGCGCGGCGCTCCTCGTCACGGACCTGCTCGAGCGCGTCGGCTCGGGTCTCGACGAGGTCGTCGGCATCGGGGTCGGCGTGCCGGCGCCGGTCGACGCGGACACCGGCATGGTGTCCGTGCCCGGTGTCATGCGGGGCTGGGAGGGGGAGCACCTGGGGCAGGTGCTGGCCAAACGGCTCGGGCGGCCCGTGCACGTCGACAACGACGCGAACCTCGGGGCGCTCGCGGAGTCGACGCTGGGAGCGGCGCGCGGGTACCGCGACGCCGTGTACGTGCGGGCGTCGTACGGCACGGGCGCGGGCATCGTCATCAGCGGTCAGGTGCACCGGGGGTTCGCCGGCACGGCTGGGGAGATCGGGCACGTCCAGGTCGACCCGGCGGGGCACATCTGCCGGTGCGGGTCGCGCGGGTGCCTCGACACCGTCGTGGGGTCGAGCGCGCTCGTCGAGTCGCTGCGTGCGACGCACGGCTCGCTGGCCCTGCGCGACGTCATCGCGCGGACGCGTGACGGGGACCCGGGGTTCGCGCGCGTGGTGGCCGACGCGGGCGCGATGATCGGCGCCGTCGTGGCGGGACTCGGCACGGCCGTCAACCCGCAGTGCGTGGTCGTCGGGGGCGAGCTCTCGGAGACCGGCGAGGTGCTGCTGGGACCGTTGCGCGAGGCGGTGCGGCGGCGGGTGCTCGTCAACCGGATCGCACCGCTCGAGGTCGTCCCGGCGGCCCTGGGGCAGCGTGCCGAGGTGATGGGCGCCTTGGTGCTCGCGCTGGCGTCGGCGGACGTGGCGGTGCGGGCGGACGACGACGCAGGGTTGGACGGCGGCGCCGACGAGCACGAGGAGCAGGAAGGCGAGGGTTGA